In a single window of the Nicotiana tomentosiformis chromosome 8, ASM39032v3, whole genome shotgun sequence genome:
- the LOC138897460 gene encoding uncharacterized protein, producing the protein MDGEFEGTIQILEDMLRACVIDFGGSWDQFLPLAEFAYNNNYQSSSQIALYERRCRSPVVWFEPSEATLLGTDLVQDTLDKVKLIQDWLRTMQSRQKHYANRKVRNVA; encoded by the coding sequence atggacggagaGTTTGagggcactattcagatattggaggatatgctacgcgcttgtgtcatagactttggcggttcttgggatcagtttttgccgcttgccgagtttgcctacaacaacaactaccaatcgagtagtCAGATAGCTCTGTATGAGAGGCGGTGTCGATCTCCGGTGGTttggtttgagccgagtgaggctacgctattgggtactgacttggttcaggatactttggacaaggttaagttgataCAGGATTGGCTTCGCACgatgcagtctagacagaagcaTTACGCCAATCGAAAGGTTCGTAATGTTGCTTAG
- the LOC138897461 gene encoding uncharacterized protein, whose product MGSLSYLQPEKRGTTHEVHQLASLGVRLLDSGDIGITIQDIATSSLVTEVKERQYEDPVLVHYRDTTPHKEKKPFEISKDGVLRYEGRLCVPYVAGLRRQVLGETRYSRYSIHPGATKMYHDIREVYWWDGMKKDIVEFVAQWPNWWFDVGETTLVGLELVQQAIEKIKLIQKRLLAVQIRQKSYADNRRRDLEFQVDDWVFLKVSPMKGVMRFEEIRKVKAKMEETGVAQGMTRTDRVYTPENLGGTCKETVSKPTVT is encoded by the exons atgggtagcctgtcatatttacagccagaaaaAAGGGGAACAACCCATGaggttcatcagctagctagtcttggagttcggttactggactcaggtgatattggaattactattcaggatatagcaacatcctctttagtaaccgaagtaaaggaacgccagtacgaggatcctgtgttagttcattatagggataccaCCCCTCATAAGGAGAAGAAACCatttgaaatttcaaaagatggggtcctcagatatgAAGGAAGATTATGTGTCCCTTATGTCGCAGGGCTGCGTCGACAGGTTTTGGGAGAAACTcgctattctcgttattctatccatccaggagcaacaaagatgtatcatgatattagggaagtatattggtgggacggaatgaaaaaggatatagtggagtttgttgctcagtggcCTAACT ggtggttcgatgttggggaaactacgttagtaggactagaattggtacaacaggcaatcgagaaaattaagcttatacagaAAAGGCTATTAGCAGTTCAAAttcgtcagaagtcttatgcggataatcgacggcgagacttggagtttcaggttgacgactgggtattcctaaaggtatcaccgatgaaaggtgttatgaggttcg aggaaataagaaaagtAAAAGCCAAAATGGAAGAGACAGGTGTTGCGCAAGGAATGACTAGAACTGATagagtttacacacctgagaatctTGGAGGAACATGCAAAGAAACTGTATCTAAACCAACTGTCACTTAG